In a single window of the Methylococcus sp. Mc7 genome:
- a CDS encoding VTT domain-containing protein, with the protein MSLEAVHLWVGQHPHLAGLAVFAIVLAESLAVVGLLLPGTVLIFTFGTLVGGGSMDFVSTYAWALSGALLGDGISFWLGRSHRQRIRTTWPFSRFPAVLERGIGFFRRYGGHSVLFGRFFGAVRGIVPLVAGMAGMPSGRFVGYSAVAAALWVPVFLAPGILFGASLELASGTTARLVGLGLGLIALLWLAVWLTARVYAFLQPRARDLILLMFRFAGEHRLFGRITLPLLDSERRDYGGLALVGGLILAAVFAVGRLFAVPPLPVSFAAWRTPEADYGFTVLESLGSRDALLIEFGVLALWLSSHRSFVALAHWLIAAIFALSMGWMGDHAFAAPPFDTHVLRGCVASGFVAVLVAPAFRKIGGRVVYAVAAALVVALGFARIYLDRSEIPAVLFALAVGLAWLIPLGIACRRHCEAKAASLGAASLVTACLTLVLAAEAVRHGPAEFVHDPLVRRMTTAEWLADGWKRLPAYRLQPLGRPHQPLPLQWATTLDAARENLEKLGWRMAVPLSWMSALQWFNPRAKPEEWPVLARFNEDSEDALRMLHPENDGRWAVLRLWPSRYVLAESGVPLWVGRIDLLEAANRFGFLGYFREARASDRIDAAALLAPERVRGLVATPVVRDAGYGAVLIRER; encoded by the coding sequence TTGAGCCTGGAAGCCGTTCATCTCTGGGTCGGTCAGCATCCGCATCTTGCGGGGCTGGCCGTGTTCGCCATCGTCCTGGCCGAATCGCTCGCGGTCGTCGGCCTGCTGCTGCCCGGCACGGTCCTGATCTTCACCTTCGGCACGCTGGTGGGCGGCGGCTCGATGGATTTCGTCTCCACTTACGCCTGGGCGCTGAGCGGGGCCCTGCTGGGCGACGGCATCAGCTTCTGGCTGGGGCGGAGCCATCGCCAGCGGATCCGGACGACCTGGCCGTTCAGCCGGTTCCCGGCCGTGCTGGAGCGCGGCATCGGCTTCTTCCGCCGCTATGGCGGCCATAGCGTCCTGTTCGGCCGGTTCTTCGGCGCCGTCCGCGGCATCGTGCCGCTGGTGGCCGGCATGGCCGGCATGCCGTCCGGCCGATTCGTCGGTTACAGCGCCGTGGCGGCGGCCTTGTGGGTTCCGGTGTTCCTGGCCCCCGGCATCCTATTCGGCGCATCGCTGGAACTGGCCTCGGGAACGACGGCGCGGCTGGTCGGCCTCGGGCTCGGCCTCATCGCCCTGCTGTGGCTGGCGGTCTGGCTGACGGCCCGGGTCTATGCCTTCCTCCAGCCCAGAGCCCGCGACCTGATCCTGCTGATGTTCCGCTTTGCCGGGGAACACCGTCTGTTCGGCCGCATCACGCTGCCGCTGCTCGATTCCGAGCGGCGGGATTACGGCGGTCTGGCGCTGGTCGGCGGCCTCATCCTCGCGGCGGTTTTCGCCGTGGGACGGCTGTTCGCGGTTCCCCCGCTGCCCGTCTCGTTCGCCGCCTGGCGCACGCCGGAGGCGGATTACGGTTTCACGGTGCTGGAGTCGCTGGGGAGCCGCGACGCCCTGCTGATCGAGTTCGGCGTCCTGGCGCTCTGGCTGAGTTCCCATCGTTCGTTCGTCGCCCTTGCCCACTGGCTGATCGCGGCGATCTTTGCGCTGTCGATGGGCTGGATGGGAGATCATGCCTTCGCCGCCCCCCCGTTCGACACCCATGTGTTGCGCGGATGTGTGGCATCCGGCTTTGTCGCGGTTCTTGTGGCGCCAGCGTTCCGGAAGATCGGGGGACGGGTGGTGTATGCCGTGGCGGCGGCGCTGGTCGTGGCCTTGGGGTTCGCCCGGATTTACCTGGACCGCAGTGAAATACCCGCGGTCCTGTTCGCCCTGGCGGTCGGTCTGGCGTGGCTGATTCCGCTGGGAATCGCCTGCCGCAGGCATTGCGAAGCGAAGGCGGCGTCGCTGGGCGCCGCATCGCTGGTGACGGCTTGTCTGACGCTGGTGCTGGCCGCCGAAGCCGTGCGGCACGGTCCGGCGGAATTTGTCCACGACCCGCTCGTTCGGCGGATGACGACCGCCGAGTGGCTCGCGGACGGCTGGAAACGGCTGCCGGCTTACCGGCTGCAGCCATTGGGGCGACCGCACCAACCGCTTCCGCTCCAATGGGCGACCACCCTGGACGCCGCCCGGGAGAACCTCGAAAAGCTGGGCTGGCGCATGGCGGTGCCATTGTCCTGGATGTCGGCGCTCCAGTGGTTCAATCCGCGGGCGAAACCGGAGGAATGGCCGGTGCTGGCGCGTTTCAACGAGGACAGCGAAGACGCCCTGCGGATGTTGCATCCCGAAAACGACGGGCGCTGGGCGGTGCTGCGCCTGTGGCCAAGCCGGTACGTCCTGGCGGAAAGCGGCGTCCCGCTTTGGGTGGGCAGGATCGACCTGCTCGAAGCGGCCAACCGCTTCGGTTTCCTGGGCTATTTCCGGGAGGCGAGGGCGTCGGATCGCATCGATGCCGCGGCACTCCTGGCGCCGGAACGCGTCCGGGGTCTCGTCGCCACCCCGGTGGTACGGGATGCCGGCTACGGCGCGGTTCTGATCCGGGAACGCTGA
- the hemL gene encoding glutamate-1-semialdehyde 2,1-aminomutase: protein MLDSTTLFADANRFIPGGVNSPVRAFRGVGGTPVFVERAEGPYLYGVDGKAYIDYVGSWGPMVLGHAHPEVLKAVHVAVDRGLSFGAPTVAETAMAKTVCALVPSLDRVRMVSSGTEATMSAIRLARGYTGRDKIVKFEGCYHGHSDSLLVKAGSGALTLGVPSSPGVPASLAEHTLTLPYNDAAAVREAFARHGGEIACIIVEPVAGNMNCVPPVSGFLETLRDVCDASGAVLIFDEVMTGFRVALGGAQAHYGICPDLTTLGKVIGGGMPVGAFGGRLDIMERLAPVGPVYQAGTLSGNPVAMAAGLKTLELISQPKFFDDLAEKTRHLAEGLRVRAEQAGIPLSVNWVGGMFGLFFTDQQGVSRFDQVMACDQERFRRFFHGMLEEGVYLAPSAFEAGFVSAAHDYDILDRTLSAAERVFAGL from the coding sequence ATGCTCGATTCGACCACTCTTTTCGCCGATGCCAACCGCTTCATTCCCGGCGGTGTGAACTCCCCGGTCCGCGCCTTCCGCGGCGTGGGGGGGACACCGGTATTCGTCGAACGCGCCGAAGGCCCTTATCTCTATGGCGTGGACGGCAAGGCCTACATCGACTACGTCGGCTCCTGGGGGCCCATGGTGCTCGGCCATGCCCATCCGGAGGTGCTGAAGGCGGTGCATGTCGCGGTCGACCGGGGCCTGAGTTTTGGGGCGCCCACCGTGGCCGAGACGGCCATGGCCAAGACGGTTTGCGCGCTGGTGCCGTCCCTGGACCGGGTGCGGATGGTCAGTTCCGGCACCGAGGCGACCATGAGCGCCATCCGCCTGGCGCGGGGTTACACCGGGCGCGACAAGATCGTGAAATTCGAGGGCTGCTACCACGGTCATTCCGATTCGCTTCTGGTCAAGGCCGGTTCCGGCGCACTCACCCTGGGCGTGCCCAGCTCTCCCGGCGTGCCGGCCAGCCTGGCGGAGCACACCCTGACGCTGCCCTATAACGACGCCGCCGCGGTGCGGGAAGCCTTCGCGCGCCACGGCGGCGAGATCGCCTGCATCATCGTCGAACCCGTGGCCGGCAACATGAACTGCGTGCCGCCGGTGTCCGGCTTCCTGGAGACCCTGCGCGACGTCTGCGACGCCAGCGGCGCAGTGCTGATTTTCGACGAGGTGATGACCGGGTTCCGGGTGGCGCTGGGCGGCGCCCAGGCGCATTACGGCATCTGCCCGGACCTGACCACCCTGGGCAAGGTCATCGGCGGCGGCATGCCGGTCGGGGCTTTCGGCGGGCGGCTCGACATCATGGAGCGGCTCGCGCCGGTGGGGCCGGTGTACCAGGCCGGGACGCTGTCGGGCAACCCCGTGGCCATGGCGGCCGGATTGAAGACGCTGGAGCTGATCTCGCAGCCGAAGTTTTTCGACGATCTGGCGGAAAAGACCCGCCACCTGGCCGAAGGCTTGCGGGTCCGGGCTGAGCAGGCGGGGATTCCCCTGAGCGTCAACTGGGTCGGCGGCATGTTCGGCCTGTTCTTCACCGATCAGCAGGGGGTGAGCCGGTTCGATCAGGTCATGGCCTGCGATCAGGAGCGTTTCCGCCGATTTTTCCACGGCATGCTCGAAGAGGGCGTCTACCTCGCGCCTTCCGCGTTCGAGGCGGGCTTCGTGTCCGCGGCCCACGACTACGATATCCTGGACCGCACCCTCAGCGCGGCCGAGCGGGTATTCGCCGGGCTTTGA
- the dcd gene encoding dCTP deaminase has translation MGIKSDRWIRKMAMEHGMIEPFEPHQVRLGDSAGVISYGTSSYGYDVRCSNEFKIFTNINSAIVDPKNFDENSFVDLVSDVCIIPPNSFALARTVEYFRIPRDVLTICLGKSTYARCGIIVNVTPLEPEWEGHVTLEFSNTTPLPAKIYANEGVAQVLFLGADDVCETSYRDRSGKYQGQTGVTLPKA, from the coding sequence ATGGGCATCAAATCAGACCGCTGGATACGGAAGATGGCGATGGAGCACGGCATGATCGAGCCGTTCGAGCCGCACCAGGTCAGGCTCGGCGATTCCGCCGGCGTCATCTCCTACGGCACCTCGAGCTACGGCTACGACGTCCGCTGCTCCAACGAATTCAAGATATTCACCAATATCAACTCGGCCATCGTCGATCCCAAGAACTTCGACGAGAACAGCTTCGTCGACCTGGTGTCGGATGTGTGCATCATTCCGCCCAATTCGTTCGCGCTGGCGCGGACGGTGGAATACTTCCGCATTCCCCGCGACGTGTTGACCATCTGCCTGGGCAAGTCGACCTATGCCCGCTGCGGCATCATCGTCAACGTCACACCTCTGGAGCCGGAATGGGAGGGGCACGTGACGCTGGAGTTTTCCAACACCACCCCCTTGCCGGCCAAGATCTACGCCAATGAAGGCGTCGCCCAGGTGTTGTTCCTCGGCGCCGACGACGTCTGCGAAACCTCCTACCGCGACCGCAGCGGCAAATACCAGGGCCAGACCGGCGTCACCCTCCCTAAAGCCTGA